The sequence below is a genomic window from Sneathiella marina.
GAAGGCAGCAAGGTTCTTGGTACGGTGGCGGCACCGACGACGGCTGGCGGGGGTACTGCGAATAATACCGCTGCTTCCACCGCGGCAGCTGGCGTAGCGACAGCAGCAGTCGTTGGAAATTTACCGGCGGGAAGTCCGTCAGAACAATATAACTATGCAATTTCACTTGTTCGTGCGGGGGAATACGATCAGGCTGAAGCGGCATTTTCCGAGTTTTTACAGCAGCATAAAGATCACGACCTTGCAGGAAACGCCCAATATTGGTTGGGAGAAACATTTTATGTGCGCGGGGATTACCCCAATGCGGCTTCTGCCTTCTTTGAAGGGTATGAAACCTATCCAGACAATTCAAAAGCTGCTGATAACTTGCTGAAGCTCGCCATGACATTGGGCCGCATGGACCAAAAAGAAGAAGCCTGTGCAACATTTGCCCAAATTGACAAGCAGTTTAATACGTTACCAGCTCGTCTCGTTCGGTCAATAAATAGAGAGAAGCAGAAGTTAGAGTGTTCCGGCTAACTGGCGTATAATTCTGTTTATGGCGGAATCTACTTTACAGCAAAGATTTAATCAAAAACTGGACAGCCTCATCGGGCTGGCCCGGGAAAGACGGCTGGCAGTAGCCGTTTCAGGCGGGTCGGACAGCATGGCGCTGGCCTTGCTTGCCCGACACTGGGCAGCTGAAAATTCAGTTGATCTTGAAATTTTGACGGTGGATCACGGATTGCGACCGGCTTCGAAACAAGAAGCGGTCACTGTTGGGGGGTGGATGAAGCTCCTTGATTTACCCCATGCATCTCTTGTTTGGGACGGTCCGCATCCAACTTCAGGAATACAAAACGCAGCGCGGGAAGCGAGATATCGTTTGATGGCCGCATATTGCAAGGCGCGGAATATTCAGGTTCTTTTGCTAGGACATCAACTCGAGGATCAACTGGAAACTTTCCTGATGCGGTTCTCCAAGGGTAGCGGGCTGGAAGGGCTCGCTTCCATGAGAGAGGAAAGTCAACAGTTTGGTATTCGGCTGCTCCGGCCTCTTCTGGGATTTAAACGCCAGGAATTGCGTGACTTTTTGACAGAGGAGAAACAATCCTGGCTTGACGATCCAAGCAACGAAAACCCGCAATTTACGCGAACCCAGATAGGCCCCATTTTATCTGATTTGCAAGCTTTGCCCGGAAGCAGTCTTGAAACGATTGCCTTGTCTGTTGAAAGGGTATCCCGGGCGTCAATAGCCTTACAGGAAGTAACTACGCTGCGATTTGATACATTCTGTCGGTTAAGCCCATATGGATTTATCCAGTTTCCCTCTGATACCATCCCTGGCTGCCCGAAGGAAGTCGGGCTTCGGTTGCTGGTCCTGGCCATTTCATCCGTACGCGGGGAGCATATGCCCGTAAAATTGCAATCCCTGGAGAATATTTACGAACGACTGTTTGAAAGGGAAACGAGCGTATCGGAAACCATTGCTGGTGTACAAATCAGCAAATTCGCAAAAGGTTGGCTGGTGAGCCGGGAACCAGGTCGCCGCGGATTGCCGGAGATATCACTGGCGGGTAAAACAGAGACTGTCTGGGATCAACGATTTCAAATTATTGATACCGCCGCAGAAAAAGACCGTGATCCGCTGCTGTTGATCAAACGAATCGGGCCAATTGGATGGCGCCACCTGCAAGCGGCAAACCCCAGTAAAGCGGAGACGGAGCTGCCGGCGAAGGTCAGAAATAATCTACCAGCAGTGTGGCTGGGCGATAGAATGGTGGCTGCACCCCTATTTTCACCGGTTCTCGATCAGTCCGTCATTGCAAAGGACCGCTTCAAAATGGTATTCAAAGCCTTAATTTAAACTTGTCGGTCAAGTATAAATAACTGTTGCCCTATTGGAACTTGATGTTAATGAATTATATCTAAGATGGTTTCCAATTAATAAGTTTTACATTAACGCGGTTAAACCAAGGATGGTTTGATCAAGGAAGGATGATTTTTCGTGAATCTCTTTGGCAAAAATATGGTGCTTTGGGTAGTGATCGCGCTGCTTGTTGTAGCGCTGTTCAATATCTTCAGCGACTCCCCGACGCGTGACGCGGGATCGTCTCTTCCATATTCGACTTTCCTGACTGAAGTCGAAAATAGCAAAGTCACTGAAGTTACAATTCAGGGGCATAATATCAAGGGCAAGACTTCTGACGGGCGATCGTTTACGACATATGCTCCGGAAGACAGCACTTTGGTGAGCAAACTGAATTCCCATGGTGTAATCATTAACGCAGCGCCGAAAGAAGAAGGCAGCATGCTCATGACAACATTGTTGTCCTGGTTCCCCATGCTCTTGTTGATTGGTGTCTGGATCTTCTTCATGCGCCAAATGCAAGGTGGCGGCGGTAAGGCGATGGGCTTTGGTAAATCCAAGGCAAAATTGCTGACAGAGAAACATGGCCGCGTAACTTTTGAGGATGTGGCGGGTATTGAGGAGGCGAAAGAAGAGCTGGAAGAAGTTGTGGATTTTCTTAAAAGCCCACAAAAATACCAGCGCCTTGGTGGTAAAATTCCAAAGGGTGTTCTTTTAATAGGTCCTCCGGGTACCGGTAAAACTCTCCTTGCACGTTCTGTAGCAGGTGAAGCAAACGTTCCTTTCTTTACAATTTCCGGTTCGGATTTTGTAGAAATGTTTGTCGGTGTCGGCGCGAGCCGCGTTCGAGATATGTTCGAGCAAGGTAAAAAGAATGCGCCTTGTATCATCTTTATTGACGAGATTGACGCAGTGGGACGACATCGTGGTGCCGGCCTGGGTGGCGGTAACGATGAGCGAGAGCAGACATTGAACCAGATGCTGGTTGAGATGGATGGTTTCGAGACGAACGAAGGTGTTATT
It includes:
- the tilS gene encoding tRNA lysidine(34) synthetase TilS; protein product: MAESTLQQRFNQKLDSLIGLARERRLAVAVSGGSDSMALALLARHWAAENSVDLEILTVDHGLRPASKQEAVTVGGWMKLLDLPHASLVWDGPHPTSGIQNAAREARYRLMAAYCKARNIQVLLLGHQLEDQLETFLMRFSKGSGLEGLASMREESQQFGIRLLRPLLGFKRQELRDFLTEEKQSWLDDPSNENPQFTRTQIGPILSDLQALPGSSLETIALSVERVSRASIALQEVTTLRFDTFCRLSPYGFIQFPSDTIPGCPKEVGLRLLVLAISSVRGEHMPVKLQSLENIYERLFERETSVSETIAGVQISKFAKGWLVSREPGRRGLPEISLAGKTETVWDQRFQIIDTAAEKDRDPLLLIKRIGPIGWRHLQAANPSKAETELPAKVRNNLPAVWLGDRMVAAPLFSPVLDQSVIAKDRFKMVFKALI